In Atribacterota bacterium, the genomic window TCATAAAACCCCTAAAAGAGGACTCTCCTGTCCTCTTTTAGGGTTAAAAGACCTGCTCGACTGATTTTACCTCGGGAACTTCCTCTTTCACTACCCTTTCAATTCCATCTTTCAGGGTAATCATCGACATAGGGCAGGCGCCACACATTCCTTTCAATCGAACTTTCACCACCCCGTCGACGATATCCACAAGTTCG contains:
- a CDS encoding NifU family protein → ELVDIVDGVVKVRLKGMCGACPMSMITLKDGIERVVKEEVPEVKSVEQVF